In Chryseobacterium salivictor, the DNA window AAATTAGATCAAAATGTCACAAAGAATCAGAATAAAATTAAAATCTTACGATTACAGTTTAGTAGACAAATCTGCTGAGAAAATCGTAAAAACGGTAAAAGCTACCGGTGCTGTTGTAAACGGCCCGATTCCTTTGCCAACGAATAAGAGAATCTTCACCGTGTTGAGATCTCCTCACGTAAACAAAAAAGCAAGAGAACAGTTCCAACTATCTGCACACAAAAGATTGATGGATATCTATTCTTCTTCTTCTAAAACTGTAGATGCCCTAATGAAATTAGAGTTACCTTCAGGAGTTGACGTAGAAATTAAAGTGTGATAATTTGCACTTTGCTATGATAATAAAATCCCTTTTCGAAAGATTAGGGATTTTTTGTTTGATTAAAGTTTCAGTTGTTGATGAAATTTTTTTTTTTTGGAGCAACAGGAGTTTCGTCTATTACGATTCCTGGCGATCCCATTTTTACCAGCTTTTCAGTCTATGAAAGGTTGAGGATTTTAATTGTAAATCTCATTTTGGCATATAGAATTTTGTAATTTACATTCATTCTAAAATGTCACTTTCGCATTGTTTTAAGAAGAATAGCTTGCACAGGTTCAGTTTTAGTTTTAGCTTTATATTCGTGATACATTAACCAATAAAAAAGATGTATTATGAAAAAAGTATTATTATTATCTACGATGCTTGTCGTATGTGGAGGATTCGCAATTGCTGCCCCTGCTGAATTTAATAAGCCAGAAGTAACGGATTTAAAAGAGATCGTTCATTCTAAAAGTAATGATGGTGCTACTTTTAAAGAGGTTAAAATAGTTTCTGTTGGTGGCGTTGATAGCTGTTATGAAAGA includes these proteins:
- the rpsJ gene encoding 30S ribosomal protein S10; translation: MSQRIRIKLKSYDYSLVDKSAEKIVKTVKATGAVVNGPIPLPTNKRIFTVLRSPHVNKKAREQFQLSAHKRLMDIYSSSSKTVDALMKLELPSGVDVEIKV